A section of the Nymphaea colorata isolate Beijing-Zhang1983 unplaced genomic scaffold, ASM883128v2 scaffold0160, whole genome shotgun sequence genome encodes:
- the LOC126409396 gene encoding DNA-directed RNA polymerase subunit alpha-like, with protein sequence MVREEVPVSTRTLQWKCVESRADSKRLYYGRFVLSPLMKGQADTIGIAMRRALLGELEGTCITRAKSDKVPHEYSTIVGIEESVHEILMNLKKIVFRSDLYGTLDASIYVRGPRHVTAQDIISPPSVEIVDTTQHIAVLTEPVDLCIELKIERGRGYCTRTPNNYQDGSYPIDAVSMPVRNANHSIHSYGNGNEKQEILFLEIWTNGSLTPKEALYEASRNLIDLFIPFLHAEEQDINRNMEDNQKRASVPFFTFDDGLDNMKREIILKRIFIDQLELPPRTYNCLKRSNIHTLLDLLSKSQEDLMRIEHFRVEDVKQIFDILQKGFTIDLLKNSTQFESR encoded by the coding sequence ATGGTTCGGGAGGAAGTACCAGTATCCACTCGGACGCTACAGTGGAAGTGTGTTGAATCAAGAGCAGACAGCAAACGCCTTTATTATGGTCGTTTCGTTTTATCCCCACTTATGAAGGGTCAAGCCGATACAATCGGTATCGCGATGCGAAGGGCTTTACTTGGAGAACTAGAAGGAACATGTATTACGCGCGCAAAATCTGATAAGGTACCACATGAATATTCTACGATAGTAGGTATTGAAGAATCAGTCCAtgaaattttaatgaatttgaaaaaaattgtatttagaaGTGATCTGTACGGAACTCTCGACGCATCTATCTATGTCAGGGGCCCTAGACACGTAACTGCTCAAGATATCATCTCACCACCTTCTGTAGAAATAGTTGATACTACACAGCATATAGCTGTCCTAACGGAACCGGTTGATTTGTGcattgaattaaaaattgagaGGGGTCGTGGATATTGTACGAGAACCCCAAATAACTATCAAGACGGAAGCTATCCTATAGATGCTGTATCCATGCCTGTTCGAAATGCGAATCATAGTATTCATTCTTATGGGAATGGGAATGAGAAACAAGAgatactttttcttgaaatatggACGAATGGAAGTTTAACTCCTAAGGAAGCGCTTTATGAAGCTTCTCGTAATTTGATCgatttatttattccttttttacaTGCGGAGGAACAGGACATAAATAGAAATATGGAGGACAATCAAAAAAGGGCTAGTGTGCCCTTTTTTACCTTTGATGATGGATTGGAtaatatgaaaagagaaatcatattgAAACGTATTTTTATTGATCAATTAGAATTGCCTCCTAGGACTTATAACTGTCTCAAAAGGTCTAATATACATACATTGCTGGACCTTTTGagtaaaagtcaagaagatCTTATGAGAATTGAGCATTTTCGCGTAGAAGACGTAAAACAAATATTCGACATTCTACAGAAGGGTTTCACAATCGACTTGCTTAAAAATTCAACTCAGTTTGAATCccgttga